Genomic window (Syngnathus scovelli strain Florida chromosome 14, RoL_Ssco_1.2, whole genome shotgun sequence):
CGTGTCTTGACCACGCCTCCCTCGCCCGGTGATTGGCTGCCGAGCTTTTTGCCATCGGGAGCGTCAATACAATTCAAAGAAGTTGTGCACGCTGCTTGACACTTGTTGAGAGATCCGGAGAAAAGGAGAACACCTCTACCTCTGGCCGGCCGGCTCCGCTGCACACCCCTCTCCGGGAGTGATGATCGATCCCGAGTCCCACCGCCAAAACCACCAGAGCCAGCATCAGTCCTCCGCAGGCAAAGGCGCTCAGGAGGGCCCGGACATGGCCGTGTACTACGACTCCCTTAGCGGCATGTACCACCACCActaccaccatcatcatcatcatccctcTCAACAGCAACAGCACACGCAGCCGCAGCACACGCAGCAGCCTCAGAACCTTCAGCCCTCCGCTCACCGAGCCGCTGGCTTCGGCCTGGGCGAGTACGGCTCCCCACCCAGCCCGTACCTGTGGGGCGTCAACCCGGCCCCGGCTGCGGCGCCGTACCTGCACGCCGGCAGCCCCTCCGCCCCCTTCGGCCCGCCGGGGTACGGCTCCCCGAGGCCGTTTCTGGGCGCCGGCTCGTCCGCCTTCGGCGGCCCGGAGCTGGGTTGGCTGTCAGTGGCCAGCCAGGAGGAGCTGCTGAAACTAGTGCGGCCGCCCTACTCGTACTCGGCGCTGATCGCCATGGCCATCCAGAACGCGCACGGCAAGAAGCTGACGCTGAGTCAGATCTACGCCTACGTGGCCGATAACTTCCCCTTCTACAAGAAAAGTAAGGCCGgatggcagaactccatccgccACAACCTGTCTCTCAACGACTGCTTCAAGAAGGTGCCGCGCGACGAGGACGACCCCGGTACGTGAACGCACCACCCGCTGTCACACCACTTCAAGGGCCGCTTCCCTGACTTATCCAGAAAATTGGAAGCGTCTATACTTGTCCAGCACAACATCCAACTTGACAGCTGTTCATGACGTGCAGGGGAGTCGCCTGTCATCGTTCCAAACCCACCTGCGATTGGTGAAAATCCGCGATAAAGAGACCATACAAAACGTTTTTTATTAAGTAgtttaaattttaaattcaCCCCCTGCACTTTCAGAAATATTGAGAAAAATGTATACATTGCAAACAAATAATGtaacataaaacaaaatgttcaaACATCTAGACAACTGCGGGAGTGTATTGTTGCCACCAATTTCACATTTAACGTGATAAGTTTCACAAAGCAACAATACTTATACACAATcaatacatataaatatatataaactcAAATTAGACTCTTCAATTAAACACCAAAACATTTGTGTAAGTATATAAGTGACGTTTACATCATTGTAAAGCCGAGTCTTAAATATTTTTACATCTAAAATTATTACACACTATACAATCCAAATGTATTCATTTAGCGCTTTCATAACAGCTTTCGTTGTAACAAAGCACTTTACACAAACAAGTAAAAATGCAGCAATACACCTCCATCAAGAGAGATTTGAACCAGCCCAGTGAGGTACGGTTAAGCATCTTCAAAGTCCAacatattgtttttattataatgtAATGTAATTGTAATCCTGTTTATGCGCTGAATTGAAGGATGCTCCATTGGAAAATGGCCGACAAGAACGCAGACTCCGGTCGAATGGTGTTTAAGACAAATGTGAATGTTTACACTCCAGGCAAAGGAAACTATTGGACGTTGGACCCCAACTGCGAGAAAATGTTTGACAACGGAAACTTCAGACGGAAAAGGAAGCGACGGTCCGACCCGGCATCTACACCGGCGACCGCCAAGATGGAGGACGGCGCGCAGGTCCCTGCTCCCAAAGCCGCCGACAGCCCTCAGCTCCCGGGCCCGCCCTCGCCCTCCGATATGGACGCCCTGAGCGAGAGCCTCAAAACGCCGTCGACGTCATGCTATAGCAACTTTTACAGCAGCATGTCCTCCTTGGGGGGAGCGGCGGCCCCCGGGAGCAGACAGGCAGGTCCACTGGGCCTGCTCAGTGAGCTCTCCAGCAGGAACATTAGCGCCCTGCAGGCCCCGTACCATGCAGGCGCCCAGCAGGACCTGGCGGCGGCGTCCGAGCATGGCGGCGAGGCTGCGCATGTCAACCGCGGCGTGTACTACAACGCCTTGGGAGGGGGGCAGGGCGGACAATTCAACAGCCACTTGTACAACGGCTTCAGCGTCAACAGCCTCATCTACCCCCGAGATGGGGCTGAGCTATAGGAGGACGCCGCCGTCCTGGGCGACACTTCTCACAGACGTGATCGGCGACAGCCAAAATCAGAAAGTCAACATTTCTGGTGTGTACCTAAGAGGTGTCTGGCGAATCAACAAGCACTTATCTCCCTTTGTTGATAAATGACATTAAAGACACTCGCTTGTAAATTCTGACGTGCGATGATGGTATGTTGCTTGCTCCCATTGAAGcatcttttgtttctttaacATGGACAGCCCAGCGGGTCGTCTTTCATAGTTCTGCCTTGGTATGACTAGCTTTGGCTGATAAAGTTTGATGATGTCAAACGTTGGCTTGATGTTGAATAGGTCGAGCGTTGGCCAGATAAACCTCACATAGTCAAGTTTTGGCTGGATAAAATCGGTTTGGATTTAGCTTTTGgcaaaatcgagatttggctGAATGAAATTTGGATATGGTGAGCTTTGCCTAGCAAGAGATCAGTTACTGTATGCCAACCTTTGGCAAGTTCGGATATGTCCAGTCAGACTTCCGTTTCAAGGCCATGACGAGGGCCGTGTCATTTCGTTGTCATTATTACCTGGTGTGAAGACGCAATGACCAAAAAACTTCAATGGCCCCCGCTTATTCAACTCGGGGAGGGTTAAAGAAATGCTCTGTGGTGGCCCAACATGTTCCAGCCTGCCAAAGTTGCCgtttatttttttgagcaggGAGCATGGTTGGGAGAGATGAGGAGGGGTGGGGCGCCTCACGTTACCTCACATAGACGAGACGTCTCCGCTTCACATGCAGTAACCTTgtggtttttttctgtttttctctTATTGAGGCAACTTGATGACTGAAACGGGAGCACTGTGCCTCAtatgaacaaacaaataaaaatctatttttttaaattatagttTGGAAATATTTATGCTATTTATACGGATAGGTGTTTTTTCTATTCTAGTTTGgcttatgaaaatatatatgtgGATAGTAATTGTCTATGTATCAATCACTGTCATTTGGTCTTTTTCTCAGGAGACAATCCTTCAACTTTTCAACTTTTTCAAAATGTACACCCACGTGCGGACAGGCAGTTCTAATTGTGATGATTTAAATAAATGTTATGTTCTCATAACATCCACTTTGTTGTCATATTTCATCTGCCGTTGCTCCTCTCGTACGTTTTACGTTTaaaatgggtttttttttacatcccaATTTTCTACACACAGGAAAattcttgttaaaaaaaaagtcaaattaaaactgATTATTTTGTATACCTGgtgatgaaacaaaataaaatctagAGTTAAAGTATgtataatacaaacaatagttattaattaattattggAAATAATCATTTGAAGAAAATGTTCAAAATAGTTTTACTTACTTTAGAAGTGTAAAGTGTCGAACTGTAAATGATTCTACAACAATCTGCATTTAGTTGTTGAAAGAGTCTGTTTTAAGAGGATGTGCACACTTGCGCAAACATTAATGGTGGAATGACAATTTCCTCGTAGTTGTTCTAAGTGTTACTAAATAAATTCAAGTTCAGCTAAAAGCTACTTTTTCATAATGTGGCACTTGATAGATTTTGAAATATTCATCAACTGTCTTGATAATGATCAGAAAATAGAAATCggaaataaaatgtaaacaaaataaataaaatctaaaCATGACGTTGCTATGGTAAATTCTTGTCATAAATCAATTTCTGTCTTTTTCAATAGAATTCATTTAAAAGTGAAGCCAAAAGCCAATTGAGCTTTTGGGTTGTTGCTGACATGTTCCATTCGACTCGACGACAGAACAGAACCGACGTGGTGAGTACAATTATTTCTGAGTCACTGCAAAAATATGTGTGGTTTCGTTGCATTTAATTGAATATAATTATTAGTTGAAGCTTGGAGTCTAATGTTTCACAGACATTTAGTGGCTCATTTGTCGTTAGTTTTTTAGCAATTGAAAACGTTTCAAATGATCTTCGTTCCACGCCAACAAGATGTCTCCGGAtgtcacgtgtgtgtgtttttatgaaGACCACAATAAAACGGAGGCTTTCGGCATAGTGGAAAACAAAGGTTTGGCACAGCTCCAGCGAATTGGTCGCACGTCTTGATGGATGGCGGCGGGAAAACAAAGGcacttttgtcttttgtttcGGTGCCTGTGtgcccgtctgtctgtctgtccgtcctctTCCATCAATTAGGGCCATGGCTTCTCACGTCTTGATAGCCTTTGATGGTTAGCATTAGCCGACATGCTGCGCTTGCCCCAGGCGTGGATTAAGAGTGCTTGCAAAAAAGATCCACGTGTTGACATTAAAAGACGCGCTTAACTAAACATTGGTGGATATCGCTTGCATCATTTCTACGTTAACTGATGCACAGGAAGATTTGCCGATGTTTCTTACCACCGCAGAGGAGCTGATTTGATGTCAGATTGTTTTGAGCCTCAATATTGGCAGGGGAACCCGATATCTTGAAATAAGACGACCGACTTTGAGTTATGGTGTCTGTACTCACCTGTCCTTCCTTACTATTAGCCTAACAAGATTTTGACACAATTTGCGGGATAATGCAGAAAGCTGCACAATTACATTTTGAATCAACAGCAAAGTGGGTTACAAATGTAAAGCTAGGTATGGGCCTTCCTGTTCCCAGCCTGGCAGCAGTTTGGCTGAATACGCGAATCTGCTGCCAACGTGGCAATTAGAGAAGATCCAGTCACCCAGGCTCCGTTTGACCACCTTCCATTGGTTCCGGGACTTTGGTGACCccaaacccccccaccccccacccactGCCGCCCACCTTCCTCATTTGGCAGTGTCACCATCGGATGACGTTGAAAAGCACCATTGTGGTGGCGGCTGGGAAGTGGCTGGAAATCGGGCCCGGTGTGACATTCTCGGGGGCAACGCGTAGGTCGGCGTCCTCGCAAGACCCCCGCCAGAGGTGTCACCATGTTCATGAGAATCGTATTTTGTGGGCAACAGAAAGAGACAATCTTGCATCATAAATGATGATGAGATAAGGTGCCAGGAACCCCAAGTCTGCAGGGTGGGCTGTATAAGGGCCAGAACTTCAGTCTTCTTTTACAGAACTTCAGTGCCATCCAGATCTTGATTTCCATCAGAAAGAACAAAAGCAGCTTTAATGAGAAAGTGTCCTTTTTGCTCAGCAGGACATATGTAGATCTGAATGTATCACGCATAGCTTTCTTAAACTGGAACTAAGAGCAATAAAAACAACAGGGGCCCCAAAATTGAGCCCTGTGGAACACCGAAAAAAGCGCCTTGCAACGGGTTAATGTCATCCACGTCACGGCGGAGGGCCTCCAGTTGTCAAGTCTCGCGTCTGTGTGTGCGCGGCCGCTGGTTTCCATTGTGCGGGCGGCTGCAGGTGCGAGATACGCTTTGTTGATCATAATCCCCCCCGGCCGGCGCAGAAGCTTTGAGCGCGCTTGACGTAGCCCGAGCGGCGAGCCCTTTTGCTCCCCGGCCGCCGCGCCGCCACCGTCTCCCGCTGCTGCTCATGGGATCCGACAGGCGgaaaaataatgaataacaCCTTCACCCGGAGATGACCCGGCTCCAATTCGTCGGCTCCGCACGACGGCTGGAGCCACTTAATTGAGCCGCGCTGGATCAAATCCTTCCCTGATTTGCCCGCCCCGTCAAGACGCTTCCTGCGCGCTCCCACCTTCACCTCGGAGTGCAACTGACCTTTTTTTCCGGATTTTTGAAAGTCATGCACGTGATTCCCAACAATGGACTGTGGGAAATTATCGAATTTTACTTAATCGGTATGAAAATTATTTATTCTCGACATTTAATGTTTTTGTCTTTGTAAATTAATTTTGTACGTTAGCGTTGGGGTTTGTGTTTATGCTACATAATTAGCCGCTGGCAGGACATGCGGTTTCAAATCCAGATCAGATTAAAACACCAAAATTCaaacataaataaacaaaccaaAGTATAAAAGAATTAAGAGTGGCGTGCATCAATCCCTTTGTGCCGGACAAACTGGCCGACTATTTACAGTAAAGTACAACCGCAGCGTCGCGCACGCGCTTGCGCCAACAAGTAAACAGCACGGTTAGCGCGTAGCGAGGCGTGTTTGGGGTTTGTTCCTGACGTGTTTCCCAACAGCCGGTGGGTGGGCGGACTCTCAAATCTTGTGGGGTGTGAGCCCTATATCCCGTCGCGGTGGAATGCGCATCGTTGGCCTCATGGGCGCACCCCCTGCCTGACCATcccaccgcacacacacacacacacacacacacacacacacacacacacacacacacacacacacacacacacacacacgcacgcacgcacgcacgcacgcacgcacacacacacacacacacacacacacacacacacacacacacacacacatgcacgcacacgcacacgcacgcacgcacgcacgcacacacacacacacacttttaattGGGGCCTCCAGATCACACTGTCACTTTACACTGCGTAATAAGCTATTAGCCCCCCCGCGTTAATCGACATGGACGTGGCTATTGTGTGTGAGCGGGACTGTTGTTGGTCGGACTGTCCACGCCTAGGTCTGGTCTCGTAGGAGGACAAGGTTGCAGGGGCGGCGGGATGTCCTGCTTGATGGAGGTAAACAGAAATGGGGGTCTCCGCTCGGGGGTCAAGTTGAGGCAAGACCGTACTTGttaccccccaggaaacaagaaaacaaactgTAACACCCTCAGTGGAGTCATCTTGCTTTGACAAAAATATGACTTTGCGCCTCGCTCGGCGACAACACACAACCGAGGGAGCCGCTCGGATACGACTCTCCCCCTCCTCGCTGCCTTCATGGTGTTGCAGTGCATTGTGGGACTGAGAaacctatccatccatccattttctgaaccgcttagtccccacaggggtcgcgggcgtgctggagcctatcccagccgtcatcgggcagtaggcgggggacaccctgaactggttgccagccaatcgcagggcacacagagacagacaaccaatcgcactcacactcacacctagggacaatttggagtcttcaatcggcctaccaagcatgtttttggaatgtgggaggaaaccggagtgcccggagaaaacccacgcgggcccggggagaacatgcaaactccacacagggaggaccggaggtggaatcgaacccgcaccctcctaactgtgaggcggacgtgctacccagtgtgccaccgagccgccctgagAAACCTATTTCAAACCAAAAGTTGGACTTCCTGTACCTTTTGGGGCACGACTACTTGAGTCTTTTGAGCACTGTGAAGTCTCCTCAACATGtctaccaaatttcatgttgcGACACCAAACTGGCTTTGTGGGCTggattttgggggaaaaaaattgttcaCTTGGAGGAGGTGCTCCCTAGCCAAAAACAAATCTTCAAACCCAAAGTCCAGACTTCTTGATTCTGTTCAGGCATGGCTCTTGGAGACTTTTTGTGGGTTTATTCATAACAGACAAATCTACCCAATTTAATGTCAAACTGGCTTTGGGGGCTGATTTTATTGAATGGACATCGTAACCCACAAATGGCACTGTGGGGGCAGAAAAGTCCAGCAGTGTGGCACTATGGGGATAattactaacacacacacacacacacgaacgcacgcacgcacgcacgcacgcacgcacgcatgcacgcacacatgcacgcacgcatgcacgcacgcatgcacacatttTCTCCATCCACGCTCTAATCCAGCCCCCTCTGAGCTTGGGGTCTCGGGGAAAAGTTCATCCAGAGGGCGAAAGCAGCCTCCATGGTAAAGCGGGAACGGGGTGATTAGGGGGGCAGGGATGCTGTGAGGGGGGTTACCATTCGGGCGACGTTCTGAACAGCTTCACGTAAGCGCTTGGGGAGGAGCTTATTGGTTTTGGGGGTTTATCTGGGTTCAATACCCTGAGGTTACGGCAGGACAATAACAATTCAAACCACAGATGGACAATCAATGTCAGTCAAGATGTTATTTTATCCATCACCAGTTTGCCACTAGAACTTTTCACATGGCAAATTTTCACATCCCCTCCCATTTCGCGACATTGGCTTTGATGGGCACTGTGAAAGGGGACTTTATAGCCCTAATTTGCCTTTTAACAGTTACTTTCTACGCAGCAATTTGCGGCTTGCCTTGTCCAAGCAGGAAAACGGTAACCCGCAACCACCCCTTTACTGCAGGTGCAATCTAAGGCCAACCGTGACGCTCTGTCAGCTTCGCGGCAGGCCAGCAATGGTGGTGGGGGGCGATGGGGGTGGGAGAGTGCGCTTCCTCTGCTGCTCGTTTGGACAGAAAACTGGAACGCTGCCGAGGGCGGCCAAGCGGGCTGGGGTCGGGGCACGCAGCAGGGGGGACGGCCCTGAACTCGAGATGACCAATACTCATTGGGCCGTGCACCAGCCCGCCAACATCCCCCTTCTCGTCCCCGCTTCTGCCCGCCACTCATCTGATTCTCTTTGATCGGCTGAGGCTGTCCGGATTTCTCCGGATCAACCCTTCAAACATTCCGACAGACTTGGCGCACCTTCTCATCCTGCACACGTAAACAAAAATTCTGAATCGGACAATCCTTTCAATCAGTTATGGTGCACACCCTGACCCAACACCCGCCTCAAAAATACAAGAAAGGCCTGACCGATTCACCAGCCACTTGATATataatctgcaaaaaaaaaatggcagattttttttcaatcagtTCTTGTCGTTTTATTCTGCCAAATAGCAGAatctcaaaaataaaaaatcgtgAGGGGGGTGCGTTGACACGGCAGCTAATAAGGGAACCTGTGATAGAGCGACGTCCGGGTGGGTAGTTACAGCAAAGGGTGTCTTGTTTGCGGTGATTCATGTTGCTGCGCGGTGTCATTTGCCTGTCAACACATTGCTAACATTTGAAACAGGAAGAGGAAGCCTTCCTCAATTAATGCCGTCATCTCATACTGTGTGAGCGCATTTTCTCTGGGGTGGCCAACGTTTTTACAATCGAATCATGCGCGCAAGTCAACTGCTTTTTGTTGGATTACAAATTTAAATGCTAAAAGGTTAAGTTGAGAGCATTTGCGTAATGTCATGCTCGCGTGTGATGTCGCCTCATCTTGTGCTAGCTTAGCGCTTGGGTATTCTTTAGGCTTGTATGCTAGCTGATAGTATTGTTTGTGTTCAATCATGGTCCGAGGGAACAGTCTCTTATGTAATATTTCCATTGCTGACGACTAGATGACAAAGTGTaaacattcatttattcatcttttgtaCTGCTTATCGTCATGAGTGTCAACAAAGTGTAAAGTGAAAACTGGAAGCCTAGTTTTTACTGAAGAtgactcaatcaatcaaattcTTCTTACAGAAAGCAACTGCTGTGCATTTTTGCCCATGATGATTGATTTATATTGAGATAGGTTTGTTAGTTTAATTTGTTGACTGTAAATGCCCAGGCACATTCATAGCTGTCTTTGCCTTGTACGACGACTCCAGTGAACAAAACTTCCCAGCATGCACCTCCTGGAACAAGTCGGCCTCACAGCCACGAGACAACACACGAAGCAGACATCAAAAGGCAGGTGGAGTGAAACCATGAAATTACACTCAAGGTGTCAATTACACCTTAAAAGTCAGGCAAGATGGGGCCCGTCGCTGGAATCAGAACAAAAATACGAGAGGAACCCAAGGGGCGGCACCGTTGCTAATTCCTCAGTTTAATCAGAGGTCCTGAACGCCTCGTCCGACGGCGACTCCACTTATGAGGGCTTTTCCTCCTCCGGGCTTCTTCTGCTTCCATTGAAGGAGGAACACTTTTCTTCTCCTGCCTCCCtcgctcactcacccactcactcgctcacacgCCCTTTTTTATGACTTGTGATTAATGGACGTGTGTAATGAAGCTTAAATGCCGCTCAACATCTCATTTAGTGGCGTTTCAAAGAGGTTCCAAGTGTATTTAGCGTAACTTGgaatccaatttttttcccctcccacaTAGGAAGTGAAGGATCTGGAAACAATGTGCTCCGGGGCACAATTGTAGCCATCATAAAAGCAACGTTTAAAGTCATTTT
Coding sequences:
- the foxi2 gene encoding forkhead box protein I2, producing the protein MIDPESHRQNHQSQHQSSAGKGAQEGPDMAVYYDSLSGMYHHHYHHHHHHPSQQQQHTQPQHTQQPQNLQPSAHRAAGFGLGEYGSPPSPYLWGVNPAPAAAPYLHAGSPSAPFGPPGYGSPRPFLGAGSSAFGGPELGWLSVASQEELLKLVRPPYSYSALIAMAIQNAHGKKLTLSQIYAYVADNFPFYKKSKAGWQNSIRHNLSLNDCFKKVPRDEDDPGKGNYWTLDPNCEKMFDNGNFRRKRKRRSDPASTPATAKMEDGAQVPAPKAADSPQLPGPPSPSDMDALSESLKTPSTSCYSNFYSSMSSLGGAAAPGSRQAGPLGLLSELSSRNISALQAPYHAGAQQDLAAASEHGGEAAHVNRGVYYNALGGGQGGQFNSHLYNGFSVNSLIYPRDGAEL